One genomic region from Candida albicans SC5314 chromosome 6, complete sequence encodes:
- a CDS encoding DNA-directed RNA polymerase III subunit (RNA polymerase III subunit; Spider biofilm induced), producing the protein MSEMLVSDKARHLYTKMREYPTSKLFDQDELQTLFDIKKGSELMEYLQELVNGKYVKISKMGDQLKFQTVAEEEAKKVSSMSDDEAMIYSYIEASGREGIWTKTIKAKTNLHQHIVQKCLKNLENNRYIKSIKSVKHPTRKIYMLYNLQPSIDVTGGPWFTDSELDTEFIETLLEVCWRFIVGKTMYIKDEEADNEDINPLQTTYHNHHPGVNLDQLVEFINNSNITSVELGINDIRSLCDVLIYDDRIEEVGGNQENSGIFKATWQSIIDKGNTILQNNYQDLKNVVSEDCFNYLQQNQSDFSVFQYKSTIQDLQDESDLVYLDSWMNE; encoded by the coding sequence ATGAGTGAGATGTTAGTATCAGATAAAGCACGTCATCTTTATACAAAGATGAGGGAGTATCCAACTTCCAAACTTTTTGATCAAGATGAATTACAAACACtatttgatattaaaaaGGGATCAGAATTAATGGaatatttacaagaattaGTCAATGGTAAATATGTTAAAATTAGTAAAATGGGagatcaattaaaatttcaaactgttgctgaagaagaagccAAAAAAGTATCGTCAATGTCTGATGATGAAGCAATGATTTATTCTTATATTGAAGCTTCAGGTCGTGAAGGGATTTGGACTAAAACCATTAAAGCTAAAACTAATTTACATCAACATATTGTTCAAAAatgtttaaaaaatttagaaaataaTCGATACATTAAAAGTATTAAATCAGTGAAACAtccaacaagaaaaatttatatgTTGTATAATTTACAACCTAGTATTGATGTTACTGGTGGTCCTTGGTTTACTGATTCAGAATTAGATACTGAATTTATAGAAACTTTATTGGAAGTGTGTTGGAGATTTATTGTTGGGAAAACCATGTATATAAAGGATGAAGAAGctgataatgaagatataAATCCACTTCAAACAACATATCACAATCATCATCCAGGGGTGAATTTGGATCAACTTGTTgaatttataaacaataGTAATATCACCAGTGTTGAGTTGGGTATTAATGATATTAGATCATTATGTGATGTGCTAATCTATGACGATAGAATAGAAGAAGTTGGTGGGAATCAAGAAAATAGTGGGATTTTTAAAGCTACTTGGCAAAGTATAATAGATAAAGGTAACACTATTTTGCAAAATAATTATCaggatttgaaaaatgttgTTTCTGAAGattgttttaattatttacaacaaaatcaatcagATTTTAGtgtttttcaatataaatCTACTATTCAAGATCTTCAAGATGAATCGGATCTAGTGTATTTAGATAGCTGGATGAATGAATAA
- the MDR1 gene encoding Mdr1p (Plasma membrane MDR/MFS multidrug efflux pump; methotrexate is preferred substrate; overexpression in drug-resistant clinical isolates confers fluconazole resistance; repressed in young biofilms; rat catheter biofilm induced), with amino-acid sequence MHYRFLRDSFVGRVTYHLSKHKYFAHPEEAKDYIVPEKYLADYKPTLADDTSINFEKEEIDNQGEPNSSQSSSSNNTIVDNNNNNDNDVDGDKIVVTWDGDDDPENPQNWPTLQKAFFIFQISFLTTSVYMGSAVYTPGIEELMHDFGIGRVVATLPLTLFVIGYGVGPLVFSPMSENAIFGRTSIYIITLFLFVILQIPTALVNNIAGLCILRFLGGFFASPCLATGGASVADVVKFWNLPVGLAAWSLGAVCGPSFGPFFGSILTVKASWRWTFWFMCIISGFSFVMLCFTLPETFGKTLLYRKAKRLRAITGNDRITSEGEVENSKMTSHELIIDTLWRPLEITVMEPVVLLINIYIAMVYSILYLFFEVFPIYFVGVKHFTLVELGTTYMSIVIGIVIAAFIYIPVIRQKFTKPILRQEQVFPEVFIPIAIVGGILLTSGLFIFGWSANRTTHWVGPLFGAATTASGAFLIFQTLFNFMGASFKPHYIASVFASNDLFRSVIASVFPLFGAPLFDNLATPEYPVAWGSSVLGFITLVMIAIPVLFYLNGPKLRARSKYAN; translated from the coding sequence ATGCATTACAGATTTTTGAGAGATAGTTTTGTTGGTAGAGTGACTTATCATTTATCAAAACATAAATACTTTGCCCATCCAGAAGAAGCTAAAGATTATATTGTCCCCGAGAAATATTTAGCCGATTACAAACCAACTCTTGCTGATGATACAAGtataaattttgaaaaagaagaaatagatAATCAAGGTGAACCCAATTCAAGtcaatcatcatcttccAATAACACAATAGtcgacaacaacaacaataatgataatgatgttgatggAGATAAAATAGTTGTCACTTGggatggtgatgatgatccCGAAAACCCTCAAAATTGGCCAACTTTACAAAAAgcatttttcattttccaaatttcatttttgacAACTTCAGTTTATATGGGATCAGCAGTATATACCCCTggtattgaagaattaatgCATGATTTTGGTATTGGAAGAGTCGTAGCTACATTGCCATTAAcattatttgttattggtTATGGTGTTGGCCCATTGGTTTTCAGTCCGATGTCAGAAAATGCTATATTTGGTCGTACATCCATATATATCAtaacattatttttatttgtcaTACTACAAATTCCCACTGCTTTGGTTAATAATATTGCTGGTTTATGTATATTGAGATTTTTGGGTGGATTCTTTGCTAGTCCTTGTTTGGCCACTGGTGGTGCAAGTGTTGCTGATGTGGttaaattttggaatttaCCAGTTGGGTTAGCCGCTTGGAGTTTGGGTGCTGTTTGTGGTCCTAGTTTTGGTCCATTCTTTGGTTCAATTTTAACTGTCAAAGCCAGTTGGAGATGGACTTTTTGGTTCATGTGTATCATTTCTGGGTTTTCATTTGTTATGTTGTGTTTCACTTTACCTGAAACTTTTGGCAAAACATTATTATATCGCAAGGCTAAAAGATTGAGAGCCATCACCGGTAACGACAGAATCACAAGTGAGGGAGAAGTTGAAAATAGCAAAATGACAAGTCATGAATTGATCATTGATACATTATGGAGACCATTAGAAATCACTGTTATGGAACCAGTTGTTCTTTTGATTAACATTTACATTGCCATGGTGTACAGTATTCTTTACTTGTTTTTCGAAGTTTTCCCAATTTATTTCGTTGGAGTTAAACATTTCACCCTCGTTGAATTGGGTACCACATATATGTCAATTGTTATTGGTATTGTCATTGCTGcctttatttatattccaGTTATTAGACAAAAATTCACCAAACCAATTTTGCGTCAAGAACAGGTTTTCCCCGAAGTGTTTATTCCAATTGCCATTGTTGGTGGTATCTTGTTAACTTCAGgtcttttcatttttggtTGGTCAGCAAATAGAACCACTCATTGGGTTGGTCCATTGTTTGGTGCTGCTACTACTGCTTCTGGTgcatttttgattttccaaacattattcaatttcatgGGTGCTTCATTTAAGCCTCACTATATTGCTTCAGTTTTTGCATCAAATGATTTGTTCAGATCAGTCATTGCATCAGTGTTCCCATTATTTGGTGCTCCTTTGTTTGACAATTTGGCCACCCCTGAATATCCAGTTGCTTGGGGTAGTTCCGTGTTGGGTTTCATCACCCTTGTTATGATTGCTATTCCAGTTTTGTTTTACTTGAACGGACCAAAGTTGAGAGCAAGATCTAAGTATGCTAATTAG
- the BMT6 gene encoding Bmt6p (Beta-mannosyltransferase; beta-1,2-mannosylation of phospholipomannan; member of a 9-member family including Bmt1, Bmt2, Bmt3, and Bmt4 with roles in mannosylation of cell wall phosphopeptidomannan; flow model biofilm induced), which produces MGNYKPSIKQYVVTVKAIKSSQFGRLGICAVVLLFVLGYPFYFISNNPFDTSIRYQYVDPYNDTTRKYTTIEKQHTDIGGNGTTILYPKNLQLDQTALSQLLNTTETTNPFVQYIGNSSSIAFSQLNQTLVNHSIQVFDPFSNSDNCSDLMTETQLTISQNIIIKESFEIMVKRLMHQLDTEPAFKELAPFFQNKLSLHLRMRSYHKHFYKFARTSVWLKDYGVHLMISRVIYSQKGKKGDPQISLLYTQLYDTNWQELTNTDLLVSMQDITGEYKLEKLQFPRFLPMPFYYNPKLTKGRWYGPEDARIMLVKNQLDMEEPVVIYNSYHRQIANHTTTGKTDGSVELNFEFYRSMFVGWPFRYQLGKSNTDGFVDDRFDNVKFTRVAELKIHNQTRASIEKNWTPFVDPSERDPEDKSLYIVYQWDKLRILKCDISNLVTDDGFIHYSACRFKQDTKHDEVEKVGPIRGGTELIPTIINNKQLWVGFLRAHIDKCGCGKAMYRPNMVVLQKTDMGTFQVAYLSSYISFNIPVPGWKTHEIQCGKRDPNVLIPNGISNWEVATIDGIERDVLTMTLSAADEDNILMDIHGLKTVIKNLITNQKHGNEFNSDSVQMKCVVAYSIEFCRAYGEEQARLGLTGGWLPSHN; this is translated from the coding sequence ATGGGTAACTATAAACCAAGTATAAAGCAGTATGTCGTGACAGTAAAGGCAATAAAATCCTCACAATTTGGAAGACTCGGCATCTGCGCGGTGGTTCTTCTTTTCGTATTGGGATATCCCTTCTATTTCATATCAAATAATCCATTCGACACATCAATACGATACCAGTATGTGGATCCATATAATGATACCACTCGAAAGTATACCACCATTGAGAAACAACACACAGATATCGGCGGCAATGGTACTACTATTCTCTATCCGAAAAACTTGCAATTAGACCAGACGGCTTTGCTGCAACTATTGAATACTACCGAAACAACGAATCCCTTTGTCCAATATATTGGCAACTCATCATCAATAGCATTTAGTCAGTTGAATCAAACTTTGGTGAATCATAGTATACAGGTATTTGATCCATTTTCAAACTCCGACAACTGTCTGGATTTAATGACCGAAACACAATTAACTATTTcacaaaatattattatcaagGAACTGTTTGAAATAATGGTGAAACGACTAATGCATCAATTGGATACAGAACCAGCATTTAAAGAACTAGCAccatttttccaaaataaaCTTTCACTTCATTTGCGAATGAGATCATATCATAAACATTTTTACAAGTTTGCTAGAACTTCAGTATGGTTGAAAGATTATGGAGTTCATTTGATGATCAGTAGGGTTATATACTCCCAGAAGGGTAAAAAGGGCGATCCTCAAATTTCGTTACTATATACTCAATTATATGATACTAATTGGCAAGAATTGACAAATACTGATCTCCTTGTATCGATGCAAGACATCACTGGTGAAtataaattagaaaaattgcAGTTTCCACGATTCTTACCAATGCCCTTTTATTATAATCCCAAATTGACAAAAGGAAGATGGTATGGTCCCGAGGATGCTCGTATTATGTTGGttaaaaatcaattagaCATGGAAGAGCCGGTGGTAATTTACAACTCTTATCACCGTCAAATTGCAAATCACACCACTACTGGAAAGACAGATGGTTCAGttgaattaaattttgaattttataGATCGATGTTTGTTGGATGGCCATTTAGGTACCAATTGGGTAAATCAAATACAGATGGGTTTGTCGACGATAGGTTTGATAACGTAAAGTTCACAAGAGTGGCGGAATTGAAAATCCACAACCAGACCCGAGCTTCCATTGAGAAAAATTGGACACCATTTGTTGATCCTTCAGAACGAGACCCTGAAGATAAGAGTCTTTATATTGTATATCAATGGGATAAATTAAGAATTTTGAAATGTGACATTAGCAATTTAGTTACTGATGATGGGTTTATTCATTATAGTGCTTGTAGATTCAAGCAAGATACTAAGCACGATGAAGTGGAAAAAGTGGGACCAATCAGAGGAGGCACAGAATTGATACCAACaattataaacaacaaacagTTATGGGTCGGGTTCTTGAGAGCACATATTGATAAATGTGGTTGTGGGAAAGCTATGTATCGCCCAAATATGGTAGTATTACAAAAGACCGACATGGGAACATTCCAGGTAGCTTATTTATCATCATACATATCGTTTAATATCCCTGTTCCTGGTTGGAAAACTCATGAAATACAGTGTGGCAAAAGAGACCCAAATGTTTTGATCCCTAATGGTATTTCCAATTGGGAAGTGGCTACTATTGATGGAATTGAGCGAGACGTTTTAACTATGACTCTATCAGCTGctgatgaagataataTTCTTATGGATATCCATGGGTTAAAAACAGTTATCAAAAATCTTATTACAAATCAGAAACATGGCAACGAGTTTAACAGTGATCTGGTTCAAATGAAATGTGTTGTTGCTTACTCTATTGAGTTTTGTAGAGCGTATGGTGAAGAACAGGCGAGATTAGGGTTGACCGGAGGTTGGCTACCACTGCATAATTAG
- a CDS encoding uncharacterized protein (Ortholog of C. dubliniensis CD36 : Cd36_63860, C. parapsilosis CDC317 : CPAR2_601140, Candida tenuis NRRL Y-1498 : CANTEDRAFT_92714 and Debaryomyces hansenii CBS767 : DEHA2A06072g): MKFVLVSARCRISIIPKLTFPRVPFHKNYSLTPETSLNRRVGKETVNPRLKTLDNFDPEKQPNETSAVYTRFGWFYIPTEFYLDGKIGVEIQNSLDDKGVTLETPKSEIQKLILEWCRQQPYEPKKKIKQRVKRRTPDVILNKFFSNGKNGSVEEEKPEPLVIEQKRKPSDETLARRIERETYRVTPRSIFARYDENTGKYEIKGHVSQNAAFQYYLSKEWDNYKGQFKTKVETRVALGESWKKKTPEEKEALRLEFLEMLQNGQDLASGKIIPLESRLSTAVFNDGFRLRVRSDHTKNLMKIKQSSNEYLKN; encoded by the coding sequence ATGAAGTTCGTTTTGGTACTGGCAAGATGCCGTATATCAATTATCCCAAAATTGACATTTCCCAGAGTACCATTTCACAAGAATTATTCACTTACTCCTGAGACATCTCTCAACCGTAGAGTTGGTAAGGAAACAGTCAACCCTAGACTCAAAACCTTGGATAATTTTGATCCTGAGAAGCAACCAAATGAAACGTCAGCAGTTTATACAAGATTTGGTTGGTTTTATATTCCAACAGAGTTTTATTTAGATGGTAAAATTGGTGTTGAAATACAAAATTCTTTGGATGATAAAGGTGTTACTTTGGAAACTCCCAAGTcagaaattcaaaaattaattttggaATGGTGTAGACAACAACCTTATGaaccaaagaagaagataaaacAAAGAGTGAAAAGACGAACACCCGATGTgatattgaataaatttttcagcAATGGTAAAAATGGATCTgtggaagaagaaaaaccTGAACCACTAGTAATAGAACAAAAGCGTAAACCATCTGATGAAACTTTAGCCCGTAGAATAGAAAGGGAAACGTATAGAGTGACACCTAGAAGTATATTTGCCAGATATGATGAAAATACTGGtaaatatgaaattaaagGACATGTATCTCAAAATGCTGCATtccaatattatttatcaaaagAATGGGATAATTATAAAGGTCAGTTTAAAACTAAAGTAGAAACAAGAGTTGCTTTAGGAGAATCatggaagaagaaaactCCAGAGGAGAAAGAAGCATTAAGATTAGAATTTTTGGAGATGTTGCAGAATGGACAAGATTTAGCTTCAGGGAAAATTATTCCATTGGAATCAAGATTAAGTACAGCAGTTTTCAATGATGGATTTAGACTTCGAGTTCGTTCTGATCATACTAAGAATCTTATGAAAATCAAACAGAGTTCCAATGAGTACTTAAAAAACTAG
- a CDS encoding uncharacterized protein (Ortholog of C. dubliniensis CD36 : Cd36_63840, C. parapsilosis CDC317 : CPAR2_601510, Debaryomyces hansenii CBS767 : DEHA2A06270g and Pichia stipitis Pignal : PICST_31363), giving the protein MNIEAEDDDDLLNELDHELKNTQTSKVSFKKKSFNKPQKIQRNKLSFNIDDEEEDEEKEGHDGEKNNINELKPVPSKGASLLRFNPRTKFTKEKSSETEQPVKKPINLSRYQIDTKTTTTTDNADQEIIPFELDEEDPENNPVITNIDDLNDEDNEEFAKLKSKLIATTTTSQIFNHSEVLTSANKDTPKRYVPIETNRVPESSKLSIRQYTKALVNEYKDDKNYDDGTERQNQEDQDLLLHDINDGDIELNDEDMGILNIGKRANFDDNKFNFEIHSDDDDEKEESDDRLHSENESNDNGNIDFRIPTVEEQIMKINGLIKQLEVTKSEKQKLVQNLKIERDELTETKSELLEKLNNLVI; this is encoded by the coding sequence ATGAATATTGAAGCAgaagatgacgatgatttattgaatgaGTTAGACcatgaattgaaaaatacaCAAACAAGTAAAGTTagtttcaaaaagaaatctttCAACAAGCCACAAAAAATCCAACGAAACAAACTACTGttcaatattgatgatgaagaggaGGATGAAGAGAAGGAGGGACATGATGGAGAGAAGAATAACATCAATGAGCTAAAACCTGTTCCAAGCAAAGGAGCATCGTTACTTCGATTCAACCCACGAACtaaatttacaaaagaaaaatcatcAGAAACAGAACAACCAGTTAAAaaaccaatcaatttatcaagataTCAAATTGACACCAAGACCACAACTACTACCGATAATGCtgatcaagaaattataCCATTTGAGTTGGATGAAGAGGATCCTGAAAATAATCCAGTAATCACCAATATAGATGATCtcaatgatgaagataatgaagaGTTTGCTAAACTAAAATCAAAGCTAAttgccaccaccaccacatcACAAATTTTTAATCACTCTGAAGTCTTAACTTCTGCTAATAAAGATACACCAAAACGATATGTACCAATAGAAACCAATCGTGTTCCAGAATCCctgaaattatcaattcGACAATATACCAAGGCTTTAGTGAACGAATATAAAGATGACAAGAATTATGATGATGGAACAGAACGACAAAACCAAGAAGATCAAGATCTACTTTTGCATGATATCAATGATGGCGATatagaattgaatgatgaagatatgGGGATATTAAATATTGGTAAACGTGCTAATTTTGACGACAATaagtttaattttgaaatacatagtgatgatgacgatgaaaaagaagaaagtgaTGATAGACTACATAGTGAGAATGAGAGTAATGACAATGGTAATATAGATTTCAGGATACCAACTGTTGAAGAACAAATTATGAAAATCAACGGATTAATTAAACAACTTGAAGTCACAAAATCAGAAAAACAGAAACTTGTTCAAAATCTTAAGATTGAACGAGATGAATTAACCGAAACAAAACTGGAACTACTAgagaaattaaataatttggtTATTTAG
- a CDS encoding uncharacterized protein (Ortholog(s) have protein binding, bridging, ubiquitin protein ligase binding activity and role in positive regulation of ubiquitin-dependent endocytosis, regulation of intracellular transport), protein MNIPNSPLFAPQQLSNHNSTPTNSSNDKGTTITSTPTSKNHLNKSSSSSLAVLTPTLPEKPTVSTSSLAVYIVPSEQNLFVQGFEEHVYLSRPPTILRGSLVVKVLKPTKIKSISLTFKGIQRTDWPEGIPPKKNQYNEINEVITHTWPFLQGNINDKLPHNGADYFIEKDGTTHQGGINASFEDDMSSVRSSTPPPLGHSATSPSANLSPTRKSHYDEQSSNNATNFFTRNLSPSFIRRGKSSSISSMAEIGKASSFTDLMPSTSSPSPGDGHSNIIHFAPGDYIYNFEHPLPASIPESCNATFGSTSYYLEVNITRPGAFKTNLAGRLPINIIRTLAETSLEENESIVITRDWEDQLRYDIVIGAKSVVLDSYLPLAFRFVPLWGKVALHRIRVYLTENLEYYCSNKKVHRMEPAKKYLLLEHKAKKGRSLLSSKNPEDESSTDSLNDFDDDILPKELEFQLFVPTELNARTNSRLHPDTSYENIQAHHWIKICLRISKQDPENPEKRKHYEISIDSPLHVLSHLCSHNNTLLPAYDDLIPGMSLVHNQSELPPLSPGVTPVEHTARPRNGSVGNQILGIFNNNGSNGNSQSRSSSVPPENENGRPSTPIEFHHISSGLESAGAVEREADMHLEANLYSPKENAITAINSPQALPHPDTFSSPVLSSPVQRPIHLIRKPSVNPPPFDADVPPPPATIPPPAYEERDSGSRRGSVGYGRGLSDNSSNSRSLSLSPLRIDEPSENGNTTSTRPNVATNGFHSTAAASNTPVRDLLIQQLNGSGSSSLVTPTELVEPTTRIDDNIPIDSSIPQIEIHNENNVEIHGTDASTISNSSARRSSVNSERGGTINGHSEDRASNHETETETEEEEEDIADYPSPILPPTAIHGMAKISRTSSAASATSAASVNSAEIPVEQTIPLLSLVPSHNSQANIDSYNKGRNESTGSLLYEVAKPTEFYNGLESSAGVDNDFFKVMSSSLSKLRNPRLAKHYQDQQS, encoded by the coding sequence ATGAATATACCTAATTCACCATTATTCGCGCCGCAGCAACTTTCAAATCATAATAGCACACCTACTAATTCCAGTAATGACAAAGGAACTACCATCACATCTACTCCCACTTCTAAAAACCATCTAAataaatcttcatcttcgTCATTAGCGGTGTTAACTCCAACTTTGCCTGAAAAACCAACTGTATCAACTTCATCATTGGCAGTATACATTGTTCCGTCAGAACAGAATCTATTTGTGCAAGGGTTTGAAGAGCATGTATATTTATCCAGACCACCAACTATATTACGAGGATCCTTAGTTGTGAAAGTGTTAAAACCAActaaaatcaaatccatAAGTTTGACATTTAAAGGAATTCAAAGAACAGATTGGCCCGAAGGTATACCACCCAAAAAGAACCAATATAACGAAATAAATGAAGTTATCACCCACACTTGGCCATTTTTGCAAGGAAATATCAACGACAAGTTACCCCACAATGGCGCTGATtatttcattgaaaaagacGGAACAACTCACCAGGGTGGTATTAATGCTAGTTTTGAAGATGACATGTCATCTGTGAGGTCAAGTACACCACCTCCATTGGGGCATCTGGCAACCAGTCCATCAGCTAATCTTTCTCCTACCCGGAAATCACACTATGACGAACAATCAAGTAACAATGCAACTAATTTCTTCACTCGTAATTTATCACCAAGTTTTATTCGAAGAGGGAAATCGTCttctatttcttcaatGGCAGAGATAGGGAAAGCCAGTTCATTCACTGATTTGATGCCATCCACTTCTTCTCCTAGTCCTGGTGACGGTCATTCAAACATTATTCATTTTGCCCCTGGCGATTACATTTACAACTTTGAACATCCATTGCCAGCATCGATCCCTGAGTCATGCAATGCGACATTCGGAAGCACATCATATTATTTAGAAGTGAATATTACTCGACCAGGTGCTTTCAAAACCAATTTAGCTGGCAGATTaccaataaatataatcagAACCCTTGCTGAAACAAGTTTGGAAGAAAACGAATCCATTGTTATTACCAGAGATTGGGAAGATCAACTTCGATACGATATAGTGATAGGAGCCAAATCTGTTGTGTTGGATCTGTATTTACCTTTGGCGTTCAGGTTTGTGCCACTTTGGGGGAAAGTAGCTTTACACAGAATCAGAGTATACTTGACAGAAAACTTGGAATATTATTGTTCTAATAAGAAAGTACACCGGATGGAACCTGCCAAGAAATACTTGTTGTTAGAACATAAGGCCAAAAAGGGGAGATCGTTACTTTCATCTAAAAACCCCGAGGATGAATCATCCACTGATAGTTTAAATGATTTcgatgatgatattttaCCGAAAGAACTagaatttcaattattcGTACCCACTGAATTAAACGCAAGAACCAATAGCCGTCTTCATCCAGATACATCCTATGAAAATATCCAAGCCCATCATTGGattaaaatttgtttacGTATCAGTAAACAGGATCCAGAGAATCCAGAAAAGAGGAAACATTACGAAATCAGCATTGATTCCCCGTTACATGTATTGAGTCATTTGTGTTCACACAACAACACATTATTACCAGCTTACGATGACCTAATTCCGGGGATGTCATTGGTTCACAACCAAAGTGAACTCCCACCTCTCTCACCTGGGGTCACACCTGTTGAACATACAGCAAGACCTCGTAATGGAAGTGTTGGCAACCAAATCTTGGgtattttcaacaataatggCAGTAATGGAAACAGTCAATCGCGTAGTAGTAGTGTGCCAccagaaaatgaaaacgGTCGTCCACTGACTCCAATAGAATTCCATCATATTTCTTCTGGTCTTGAAAGCGCTGGTGCTGTTGAAAGAGAGGCCGATATGCATTTAGAAGCTAATTTGTACCTGCCCAAAGAAAACGCCATTACTGCTATAAATTCACCACAAGCATTACCACACCCGGACACGTTCTCATCACCAGTACTTCTGCTGCCAGTGCAACGaccaattcatttaattcgGAAACCATCAGTCAACCCACCTCCCTTTGATGCAGATgtgccaccaccacctgCCACGATTCCTCCACCAGCATACGAAGAACGAGATTCAGGAAGTAGACGTGGTTCTGTTGGTTATGGGAGAGGGTTATCTGATAATAGTAGTAACAGCAGATCATTAAGTTTATCCCCATTGAGAATAGACGAACCTAGTGAGAACGGAAACACCACTTCTACTAGACCTAATGTTGCTACTAATGGCTTCCACTCTACCGCTGCAGCTAGTAACACTCCTGTTAGagatttattgattcaacaattgaatggTTCTGGAAGCTCCAGTCTTGTTACGCCTACTGAATTGGTTGAGCCTACAACTAGAATCGACGACAATATTCCAATTGACAGTTCTATCCCACAGATTGAAATACACAATGAAAATAACGTGGAGATCCATGGCACCGACGCAAGTACCATATCCAATTCTTCTGCCCGTCGATCAAGTGTTAATAGTGAACGTGGCGGCACTATTAATGGACACAGCGAGGACAGGGCACTGAATCATGAAACTGAAACTgaaactgaagaagaagaagaagatattgCAGATTATCCTTCACCCATACTACCACCTACAGCAATACATGGAATGGCAAAGATATCGCGTACCTCATCAGCCGCGTCAGCTACGTCAGCTGCATCAGTAAACTCTGCAGAGATTCCCGTGGAACAAACTATTCCACTACTTAGTCTTGTTCCGTCGCACAATTCTCAAGCTAATATAGATTCTTATAATAAGGGTCGGAATGAGTCAACGGGTTCTTTGTTGTATGAAGTTGCTAAGCCTACCGAATTTTATAATGGGTTAGAGTCTAGTGCTGGTGTCGATAACGATTTTTTTAAGGTAATGAGCAGTAGTTTAAGTAAATTACGGAATCCTCGGCTTGCTAAACATTATCAAGATCAACAAAGTTGA